The Glutamicibacter mishrai DNA window GCCAAGCGCAAGCAGATCCGCAGCTCGGTGCTGATTGAGGCCCTGGTCATCGGCATCGTCGCATCGGTCATTGGCGTCCTGCTGGCCATCGCGTTGATGGCAGGCCTGATCCAGCTCTTGCATACGCTGGTTCCTGCCATGTCCTACGCAACATTGGCGATGACTCCGATTGGCCTGGCCATTCCGATTGTTGTTGGCATCCTGATGACCATTGTCGCCGCGAGCCTGCCTGCTCGTCGCGCCATGAAGCTGGCGCCATTGGCTGCCCTTCGCCCCTTTGACTCAGCCAGCGTCAAGAACCGCGCAGGCATTGTCCGCATCGTCTTCGGCACGATCCTTGCATTGATCGGCGTTGCCTTGCTGGTCTTCGGAGCGATCAAGGGCAACCTGATTGTCGCCTTCCTCGGCGGCTTGGTCTCCTTCCCGGGCATCTTGATGCTCGCCTCGCTCTTCGTACCGAGCAGCGTGGCAGGCATCGGCAAGGCAATTGCCGGCAAGTCCACGTCCCGACGCCTGGCCGCGCTGAACGCGGTCCGCAACCCAGGGCGAACCACTGCCACCGCGACCGCGCTGCTGATCGGCGTGACCCTGGTTTCGATGATCATGGTCGGCGGGCAAACCGCCAAAGCCAGCCTGAACAATTCGGTAGCAGCCGAATATCCAGTGGACATGATGGTGTCCTTCTACGATGGCGCGACCAACCAAGCCAAGGCTGAGAAGCTGGCCAAGCAGATCGACGATGTTGATGGCGTGAGCGCAACTTCGATCTTCACCAGCGCCTATGCTGACATGGAACTGTCCAAGGGTGAACTGGTCAATATGCAGCTGCTCGCCGTTGACCCGGATCAATACGCCAAGACCGTACTGGACCAGAAGGTTGTTCCGAAGGATGGCGAACTGATCTTGTCGCAGTGGGAGACTGACCAGAAGACCATTGAGGTGGCCGGCACATCGCTCAAGGTCAAGGAATCCGGGGCGTTGCTCTCGGGAAATCTGATCACGAACGAGACGTTCAAGTCGCTGGGTATCAAGGATCCGGATTCCTACACGGGCATCATCGTCAAGGTCGATTCCGCTGTCGCTGGCTCGCAGATCAATGACCTGGTGACCCAGATTTCGGATATCACCGGTGTTGAATCTTCGATGATCGACGGAGGCGTGGTCATGAAGTCGATGTTCACCCAGATCATCGACGTGCTGTTGACCATCGTCTCGGCGCTGCTGGCCGTCGCCGTGCTCATCGCGTTGATCGGCGTAGCCAATACGCTCAGCCTCTCGGTGCTTGAACGCACCCGTGAGAACTCGCTGCTGCGGGCGCTGGGGCTGAAGAAGAAGCAGCTGCGAAGCATGCTGGCTACCGAAGCAGTGCTGATCGGCGGTGTCGCGGCATTGCTCGGCATGATCCTGGGTGTCGCCTACGGCCTGCTCGGTGCGCAGTCGGCACTGGCATCCATGGGAACCCTGACCTACTCCATCCCGTGGTGGCAGCTGGCTGCTGTCCTGGCCATCAGCGTGATTGCTGCACTGCTGGCTTCCATCACGCCAGGCCGGCGGGCTGCCAAGCTTTCACCAGTGGAAGGCTTGGCCACCGAGTAGACGCGTCATAGGCGCTGAAGGGCGGGCCCGGAGAACAGCACATCTGTTCTCCGGGACCGCCCTTTTGCAACATCCGGCAAGCGGGATCAAGACTTAACCCATGAATATAGAACTCACCCGGTTTCGCGTGCTCCCTGGCAAGACCGAAAAGGTTAATGAATGGATGGATTTACTGAATTCGAATATGCCAGCCGTACTTGAAACCCTGGAACAAGAAAAGATGTACGTCGAGACGATCTTTAGCGAAAGCATCGACGGAGTCGAGTATTTGTATTGGTACAGCATCCAGGGTGAAAACGGTGCAATGGTTCAGGACTCGAATCACGAGATCGACAAAGCGCACATGGAGTTTTGGAAGGAATGCATCGACCCTGAATTCGTTCCGCAAGAACTGATGCCACGTGTGAACATGATCCCTGAACACATTCAAGCCCTCATGAAGTAGCCACCACGCCATGAAGCAAAAGGTCCGGTTCCCTGCCGAGGGAACCGGACCTTTATCCGTGCGAAACGCGTTCTAGCTGCGTAGCGTGATGGTGGTGGCCATGGCCGGAGAGCGGCCGGTGGTCACGAAGCCCGAGATATTCGATCCCGGATGTTTGATGATGTCCGTAATGGAACCCAGATGGCGGCTCAGATCGATCTTGTCCTCGGGAGCGGCCAGCACCAGGTGGAAGCCGAATTCCTGCAAGGCACGTATGCCGGCAGCTGCATATTCGGAGTTGGCCTGGATGAAGGCTTCATCGATCATCACGGTACCGAAGGACGTGAATCCGGCAGAAGCGAAGCCCAGCTGGTAGGCCAGAGCAGCACCCATGATGAAGGAGGTAAAGCGCTGCCCCTCGCCACCCGAGAGGGTTCCAGGCTCCAAACCGGTTTCGATCTCACCGTTGGTCTTGTGCTCATTGCAGCTGATGACCACGTGCTGGCGAACATCCAGCACGGTGGAGCGCCAGGCGTTCAACGCCGGATCACTCAATGCCGTCACCAGGGATTCCAGCGCCTGGTAGGAGGTCGCCAAGGTGGTTTCATCCTTGGTCGTGTAGGCCTCCTGCAGGGCATCCTTCAATTCCTTGCGGAAGTTTCCGGCCTCGACCGGAATCGCGTTCTCGACCTCCAGACGCAGGATGGATCCATGCTCGAAGGTCACCTCGGCCAGGATCTGGTTCAGCGGCTTGATGCGTTCGGAGATCATGCGGCGTTCTTCATCCAGCAGCTGCAGCAGGTCGCTGAAGCGCTCATAGGAGCGGTTGGCGAAATATTCGCGGAACTGCGCTTCATGATGAGGCAAGCCGTCGGCGACAATCTGGTCGTGCAGCTGCGTGTAGTGCTCGGCAGCCTCGGCAGAAGTGCCGTGGGTCTGGGCATGCGAGGTGCCGAAATCCCGGGCAAAACGGCGGAAGGTTTCACTGAGCTGGCTGCCGATTTCTTGGCGCTTGCTGCTCAGCGAGTTCATCTGGCTGCCCAATTGCAGCTTGACCTCGGCGAAAGCCTCGCTGATCTGCTCGCTGG harbors:
- a CDS encoding DUF6176 family protein, encoding MNIELTRFRVLPGKTEKVNEWMDLLNSNMPAVLETLEQEKMYVETIFSESIDGVEYLYWYSIQGENGAMVQDSNHEIDKAHMEFWKECIDPEFVPQELMPRVNMIPEHIQALMK
- a CDS encoding ABC transporter permease, producing the protein MLHVALSNIKTYARRYIAVVLAVAIGTAFLAATLAVNSSTQATLKNSLGDSYKNADLVAYWDPSPSADPDESTELTTKEINGVRELPGVSTAYGLGFAYGQLHTADNGYTVQIQPVDPNQGLGGMELLEGRAPLANNEMTIDDSHAEDMGISIGDVVALSDDQGKTQNIKVVGIQRSSTNPQTSAYALAGMSEKAWNHFAGDGAVFRDVVINADGSIDAVRQELQDYFADQKKKDIAVVSADQKVIDEVAQLTGGTDQLSVILVIFALIALVVTGLVVVNTFSVVIAQRTRELALLRTLGAKRKQIRSSVLIEALVIGIVASVIGVLLAIALMAGLIQLLHTLVPAMSYATLAMTPIGLAIPIVVGILMTIVAASLPARRAMKLAPLAALRPFDSASVKNRAGIVRIVFGTILALIGVALLVFGAIKGNLIVAFLGGLVSFPGILMLASLFVPSSVAGIGKAIAGKSTSRRLAALNAVRNPGRTTATATALLIGVTLVSMIMVGGQTAKASLNNSVAAEYPVDMMVSFYDGATNQAKAEKLAKQIDDVDGVSATSIFTSAYADMELSKGELVNMQLLAVDPDQYAKTVLDQKVVPKDGELILSQWETDQKTIEVAGTSLKVKESGALLSGNLITNETFKSLGIKDPDSYTGIIVKVDSAVAGSQINDLVTQISDITGVESSMIDGGVVMKSMFTQIIDVLLTIVSALLAVAVLIALIGVANTLSLSVLERTRENSLLRALGLKKKQLRSMLATEAVLIGGVAALLGMILGVAYGLLGAQSALASMGTLTYSIPWWQLAAVLAISVIAALLASITPGRRAAKLSPVEGLATE